GCAGGGGGCTATCCAACGCGCGCGCGAGCGTAATGAATTCGGGGTTCTTCTCCAATCCATGCTTGTACTCTGCGCGGTAATAGAGGTCCATGTACTGCCGCGTCGTGACGAAGCCGGCGTGGGCCTTCTTGTACGGGAGGAACCCGCCCGCCATCCCGAGCAGTGTTGCCGCGCCGTCGAGTTTCCAGCCGTCCACGCCCCATTCGAGCACCTGCCGCTGCTGTCCGCGCCACCAGTCCATCGCCACCGGGTTGGTATAGTCGATGAACCCGCCGCGGCCTTTCCACCACGGCGCCTGGTAATTGCCGCCAACGAGCAACCCGCGCTCCGCCGCGGCTCGCTGCCAATCGGCGGATTCCGGAATGGCCGTATCGTCGCTCTCACTGTTGACCATGCAGGTCATCCACAGCACAACGCGGTAGCCCGCGTCTTCCAGTTGTTTGAAGAAGGCCCCGGGGTTCGGGAACCGCGCCTCATCAACGACGAAATCGTTGTAGCGCGTCGACCATGGGCTGTCGATGAGCACGGCGCGCACGGGGAAATCGTTGTTTCTGTAGTCTTCCAGCAATTCGAGCGTGGCCGCGGCCGTGTTGCCGTCATCCTCCCAGACCCAACATTCGAGTGCCCACGCGGGCGTCAGCGGCACGGGCCCGCCGCGCGCCCCGCGCGGCACGCCGCCCCACACGGGCAGAAGGAACGCGAGGAAGACAAACAAGGCCAAGATCACGAGAAGAACGGCCATGATCTTCAGCAAACAACCCGGCCAGCGCCGTCGAGTTTCCATTCCAGCAGGAC
Above is a genomic segment from Candidatus Hydrogenedentota bacterium containing:
- a CDS encoding glycoside hydrolase family 31 protein, with protein sequence METRRRWPGCLLKIMAVLLVILALFVFLAFLLPVWGGVPRGARGGPVPLTPAWALECWVWEDDGNTAAATLELLEDYRNNDFPVRAVLIDSPWSTRYNDFVVDEARFPNPGAFFKQLEDAGYRVVLWMTCMVNSESDDTAIPESADWQRAAAERGLLVGGNYQAPWWKGRGGFIDYTNPVAMDWWRGQQRQVLEWGVDGWKLDGAATLLGMAGGFLPYKKAHAGFVTTRQYMDLYYRAEYKHGLEKNPEFITLARALDSPL